Below is a genomic region from Flavobacterium ginsengisoli.
AATTGATCCAGATGTTTTCACCGATCCTAAAACAGGAAAAAGCTATTTGTATTGGGGGAATATGTATATGGGAGTGGCTGAGTTAAATCCTGATATGGTTTCTTTAAAACCTGGAACGCAGAAAGTTATTGCTGTAAATCCTTCATTTAGAGAAGGAACTTATGTAATCTACAGAAACGGAAAGTACTATTTCTTTTGGAGCGAAGACGATACGAGGAGTCCAAAATACAAAGTGAGATACGGAATTTCAAATTCTCCGACTGGACCGCTTGAAATTCCAGAAAACAATATCGTAATTCAAGGAAAACCGGAAGAAGGCATTTATGCAACAGGACACAATTCGGTTTTACAAATTCCGAACAAAGACGAATGGTATATTACGTATCATAGATTCTCTTATCCAACCGAATAAAAATGGGAGACGCAGGAGGTTTTCATCGCGAAGTCTGCATCGATAAATTAGAATTTAATGCAGATGGAACCATCAAACAAGTTGTTCCAACTCATGCTGGAATTGAGGCTTTGAAGAAGTAATTTCAAAATTTAATTTTCAATAAAAAAGCTGTTTCTAAATTAATAGAAACAGCTTTTATCTTTTATAAATATGTCTTAAGCCGTTTGATCGTCAATAGTAGCTTCAGGAGCATTTTTCTTTACAGATTCAATTCCGTTTTCTCTAGCAACTACACTTTCGTACATTTCGCTAGAACCAATAATCTGACCGTTTCCAGCTTTTAAATTGAAATAAGGTTTTCCGTTTTTAGCTTCTTTTCTGTCGTAACGATTATCGTCAGTTGCGTTATTTTTTACAGATTCAATTCCATTATTACATGCCGCTTTTGTAGTGTAGCCTTCGCTTGTTAAAATAGTCTGGCCATTACCAGCTTTTAAATTGAATTGAAACTCACCGTTGGTTCTAGTAGTGATTACAAATTTTCCCATGTAGTTTATTTTTAAAGTTAGGTAATATTAATTTTGCTTTAGATAAAAATACAAAACTTAGTAATATAAATCATACGTCAATTTGAAAAAATAATTACTTTAATGATAACAATTTGTTTTTATTAAAGAACTTAAAATAGCAAACTTAGATTCCTAAACGAAAATCAGAAACACTTTTTTCTTCCAGATTAATTTCCTCAAAAATACTTTGAGTTCCTTTATCTACAGGACATTGAGTGCTAATTCCCATCCAGATTTCTTTTGGGTAGTTGTTTTTATACAAACGAACCATCTGCCAGTTCTTTTTTATCTAACGAATAATAACTTGCAACCGTTTTAGTGTCAGAAGAGATTTTCATGTAAACAGAAGGCTGTTTTACCACATCATGATTGTTATCATCAGAAGTTGTCATTGTGCGAACCGTTACAATTCTGTGATTGCCTCTTTCGTCTTGCTCAAAACAAAATTTTTGATAGAAACTGTCATTGACATAAATATATAAAACACCAGCATTATACAAACCTTTTTCTGTAAACTCAGGCGTAACTTTTGCGGTAAGCGTAAAAGGTTTTGTATTGTCTACTTTAGATAAAAGCATTGGCGCGCTAGTATTAGACAATTTTCCGTCTGGATCAGAAAAGTAATCTGATTTTTCACCAGCTTTAAAAATTACTTTTTCATTTGCTTCAGTCTTAATTAGCGAGTCAGCACCATTTACTGCTTTTGTAAAATGGATAGAAGATAATTTGATATCACACGGCGAACCATTTACAAATGCAGAATCTGTTTTTGTTTCTTCTTTCATTGTTGTTTTTGCAGTTTCATTTTTAGTATTGCAGACTCGTTAAAGCCGAAAGGCTAAGGATAATAATAGCATTGTAAAAAAATGTTTTCATAGATTATTTTTTTGGGATAGAAAGTAATATTTTTAATTTTCCAAAAATAGAATTGCTTCAAAGAAGGGGCAATACGTAAAATTAACCAATTATACTTTCTAAATGCCACAGAATTCTTCGATCGAAAACCAATTAATGACTACATTTTTAGAACAAAAATTTGAAATTGGAGAATCTAATGATATCGAAATGTATAAACAATTCGTCATCAATTATGTCAAAATAGAACAATGTGTAGCTGTTTTATCCGATTATCAATCCGACAAAAGTTATATCTATGCAGGTAGTTTCGGTTCGATTTTTGGACTTCCAGACGAAAATTCTGAAATCGATTCTGCTTTTGAAGAATGTATTTTCACTAAAATCAATTCAGAAGATTTGGTGGAACGTCATGTTTTAGAACTCAATTTTTATCAGTTTTTAAAAGAGATTCCGAGAGAAGAATATAGCAATTACAGCACTTTGAGCCGTCTTAGAATGAAAGATTCTATCGATAAAATTACCTATATAAATCATCGAACGATTTATTTAAACACGTTTAATAACGGAAGTATTTCGCTTGCATTATGCTTGTATCTGCCATCAACAGATTTGCAGACCTCGTACAGGAATTGAAGGAAAGATTTTTAATATTAGAACAGGTCAAGTAATTGAATCTGAAAAGTATAAAAACAATACTGAAAATATACTTTCAAAGAGAGAAATAGAAGTTTTGACCAGCGTTGCAAAAGGAAACAAAAGCGAACAAATTGCGACCGAAATGCACATTTCGGTTTATACTGTAAGACGACACAGACAGAATATTATCGAAAAATTGAAAGTAACCAATACGGCAGAAGCAGTTCAGACTGCTTTTGTAATGGGAATTATTTCGCTGTAAAAATTATTGAAGAAGCTATAAACAAAAAAAGAGACATCTTGCAATGTCTCTCTTGTATTTAAAATATTCGATTTGTTATTTAATCGTAATAGGTAATTCAACTGTTGTTTTATCCCAGCCAATAACTAAATTAGCAATATTACCTTGAGCTGTAAATGCAATAGATAAAGCTTCAATAGTTTCGCTTACAGATTTAACAGGAACAGAAACTCTCACTACATCTTTGCTTTCGTCATAAGCATAACTACCCCATAAATCTAATTCTTTATTGATAATGATAGTCCATTTGTCTTTTTCAGGAATAGCAAATAAACTATAGTATCCTGCAGGAACTTTTTTACCGCCAATAGTTACCTCTTTGTAGAATTTGATTTCTGTATTTTCGTTAGCACCAACTCTCCAAACTTCACCAAATTTTACAACATCGCCAAAAATAGTTCTTCCTTTTGCAGTAGGTCTTGCATAAAGAACTTTGATAACCGGATTTGGATTATCTGTTTTTTTGAATTTAACTGCTTTGTTTGGGAAATAAGAAATATCAACAGGACTATTGTCTAATGGAGCAAATTTCACCACATCTTGAGCCTGAACTGTAAAGGCAGACAAATAGCGTAACTGCCAGTAAATAAAATTTTTTCATAGGATTACAATTTTTTAGAATAACTACAAAGTAAGTTAATAATGAAGAAAAATCATATAATTTACAGTCTGTTTTTTGTTAATGAATTGGTAATAGGCCATATAATTTATTATTCTTTTTTCTTCTTAGCGTACCAATTCTGCATAATATAAAATGCTTTCTTCTTTTTCGCCGTCATTCGAAATTAAACCTTTTCGATTGTAACCGTCCTGAATTCCTGGAAGCAATCTTTTTGGAGATCTGAAATCAACCAGAATCCAAGGGCTTGTTCCGCTGAGGTGTGGAATCTTTTCAATCATTTTTAAATTCTGAATGTATAAGTATTCCTGATATTCCTCTGTCCAGCGTTCGTTTTTTTCTCCGTGTAAACCAGCTTTAGCATCGCCTCCAAATTCAGAAACAACAATAGGTTTATTGTATTTAGATTTCCAAACTATTTTTTCAGCATCTTCTAGATTTCCGCCGTACCAGCCCAAATACTGGTTGAAAGCCACAACATCTAAAACTTCACCAATTGGATCGTCAATCGTTTCTTTTTTGGTCAATAAAGCCGCACTGATTAATCTTGTGTTGTCTAATGATCTAGTGTGTGAAGCTAAATTTTTAATGAATGTATTTCTGGCATCCGAAATTGGCGTTTCATTTGCCATTGACCAAATAATAATGCTAGCTCTATTTTTATCTCTAATGATAGAAGCCGTTAATTGATCTTCGGCATTTTGATAGGTATTTTTATTTGTAAATTCTACTGTCCAATACACCGGAATTTCTTCCCAAACCATTATTCCCATTTTATCGGCTTCGCGAATAATATTTTCGTTGTGCGGATAATGCGCCAAACGAACATAATTGCAACCTAATTCTTTTGCCCAATTTAACAAACGCAAGGCATCTTCGGGAGAATTAGCACGTCCGCCTTTTGCATTTTCTTCATGAATAGAAATACCGCGCAAAAAGATTGGTTTTCCGTTTAGCAAAATTTTATCTTCTTTGGTTTCGATAGTTCTAAAACCAATTTGATCTTTTAATTTTTGTCCGTTAAAATCAATCGTTACGTCATACAATTTCGGATTTTCAGGAGACCAGTACGAGATTTTTTTAGCAGGAATTTCGAAATTTAAAATTCCCTGAGCATTTGCTTTTTCTTTAAAATTGATTTTTAATTCTGGAATCGAAATCGAAACATTGTTTTGTGAAGCCTGTAAATTATTGATCTTGATAAAACCAGAAATAACATTTGAATTGCCTTTTTTCAGTTGAATAGTATAATCTTCTACAAAAGAAGCTTCTTCTTCAATTAAAGTTACATCGCGCGTTATTCCGCCATAATTCCACCAATCAGTATTCACCGTTGGAACATCTTCTTTATGGCGCGTGTTGTCCACTTTTATAACGAGATAATTGTCTTTTGGCTGTATAACAGAAGTGACTTCGTAATTAAATGGAGTAAAACCGCCTTCGTGCGTTCCTAGTTTTTTTCCATTTAAATATACATCAGCTTTATAATTGATAGCTCCCAAATACAAAAACAAACGCTTTTTTAGCTCCCAAATTATAATCGAAAGATTTTTTGAACCAGACATTTCCTTCATAATATTTCAGTTCTGTAACCTGCGAATTCCAATCGCCTGGGATATTGATTGTAGGCGATTTATCAAAATCATATTCTACTAATTCCTGTTTGTTTTGAGCATGGTAATTTGTAAAAAAAGCTCCTTTTGCTGGCTTTTCACTTTTGTCGTATTGGTCAAGGTGAAAACTGTAAAAGCCTGTTTGGTATGGATCTATAATATAATTCCAAACTCCGTTTAAAGAAGTGGTATTTCGGTTTGGTACATTCGAGATTAGATTTTGCGCAGACGCCAAAACGGAAGAGGTTAGGAGTAGTGCGGTTAATAGTTTTTTCATTTTTTGTATTAATTTGTTTTGTAATTGTATTTTTTTGGAATGAATACTTTATTTATAGCCACAGATTATAAGGATTAAAATGATTTTGTTTCACGCAGATTTAAAAAGATTTAAGCAGATCAAAATTAAATCTACTAAATCTGTAAAATCTGCGTGAAACAAAAAAACTTAGAATCTTAGTAGCTTAGCATCTTAGCAACTTTTATTCAACCGAAATCTTCAAATATTCTCCTTTAAAGCTCTGATTCAATGCTGTCATTTCGATCGGATTGCCAGAACCATCTGGAATTACTTCGATAGACGCTTTTCCATTTGCCATTCTGATGGATTCGCTTCCAGTTGGCGTTCCTTGATTTTTTAATGTTTTTCCTCCTTTTAAACATTGAAAATAAACACTTGCTTCATAATCTAAACAACGTAAATTATTATTATCAATAGCGATTGCAGTTACCAAATAATTTCCGTTTTTTAGTTTTTCTGATGACAATTGCAAAGAAACTGCCGTATCATTTTTATTGAAACGATAATTTACTTTTAGTGTATCAGAAACTGTTTTTCCATCTTTTGTTTTTCCAATAGCAATTAAAATATTTTCGCCTTTTGTAAAATTGACATCCCAAGTTAAACCATTTACAGGATAAAGAGCAAGATTTCGCTGTTTTTCTCCTAATGATTTTCCATTATGAGACAAAGTTACCTTATCGCAGTTGCTGAAAACGCTAATTGTTCGTGGTGTATTTTCAGGACCTTGACGTTCTGTCCAAGTATGCGATTCTATGTAAGCAAAAGGTTCTTTTGCCCAATAACTTTTAAAAACGTAATACGCATCTTTTGGAATTCCGTTTCTATCTGTAAGTCCTTTTTGATTCATGTACGGAATATCATCTTCTGGGCGTAACGGCGTTGCAAAATCCTTAAATGCCCATTGAACATTTCCCACAAACGTTGGATCATTCTCGGATATATGCAAATGCCAGTCAAACAAATCAACTATATAATTTTCGCTCCAATCGCCAATTTGAGCAATGTTTGCCACTTTGGTCTGAACAATGGCTTCTTCCCAACCTTCAGCTTTTATGATATTTTCTCCTGTTACAGGATTTTCGCTATGACGGCCAACATGGCTGTCTCCGCCATATTCGGCATGAATAAAATGCTTGTATTCTTTTTTATAAACATCAATTGCTTTCTGATAGCTTTTGTAGCTTCCAGAATACCAGCCTGACCAAATCGAAGGAGAGAATACATCTACAATATGCGAACCTTCATAATATTTTCTAATAGCCGTTTTTCTTGTTGGATCTAGTTGGTGTGCAATATCATTCAATTCGGTTAAAAACGCATTTGTTTTTTCTGCATTATCTCCGTCAGGAAAATCAGGAAGCCAGTTAATTTCATTTCCTAAAGACCAGATAATAATACTTGGGTGATTATAATTCTGATTGATGATTTCCGACAACA
It encodes:
- a CDS encoding YegP family protein → MGKFVITTRTNGEFQFNLKAGNGQTILTSEGYTTKAACNNGIESVKNNATDDNRYDRKEAKNGKPYFNLKAGNGQIIGSSEMYESVVARENGIESVKKNAPEATIDDQTA
- a CDS encoding DUF1349 domain-containing protein yields the protein MKEETKTDSAFVNGSPCDIKLSSIHFTKAVNGADSLIKTEANEKVIFKAGEKSDYFSDPDGKLSNTSAPMLLSKVDNTKPFTLTAKVTPEFTEKGLYNAGVLYIYVNDSFYQKFCFEQDERGNHRIVTVRTMTTSDDNNHDVVKQPSVYMKISSDTKTVASYYSLDKKELADGSFV
- a CDS encoding response regulator transcription factor encodes the protein MHYACICHQQICRPRTGIEGKIFNIRTGQVIESEKYKNNTENILSKREIEVLTSVAKGNKSEQIATEMHISVYTVRRHRQNIIEKLKVTNTAEAVQTAFVMGIISL
- a CDS encoding DUF2911 domain-containing protein, with the translated sequence MSAFTVQAQDVVKFAPLDNSPVDISYFPNKAVKFKKTDNPNPVIKVLYARPTAKGRTIFGDVVKFGEVWRVGANENTEIKFYKEVTIGGKKVPAGYYSLFAIPEKDKWTIIINKELDLWGSYAYDESKDVVRVSVPVKSVSETIEALSIAFTAQGNIANLVIGWDKTTVELPITIK
- a CDS encoding glycoside hydrolase family 2 protein gives rise to the protein MYLGAINYKADVYLNGKKLGTHEGGFTPFNYEVTSVIQPKDNYLVIKVDNTRHKEDVPTVNTDWWNYGGITRDVTLIEEEASFVEDYTIQLKKGNSNVISGFIKINNLQASQNNVSISIPELKINFKEKANAQGILNFEIPAKKISYWSPENPKLYDVTIDFNGQKLKDQIGFRTIETKEDKILLNGKPIFLRGISIHEENAKGGRANSPEDALRLLNWAKELGCNYVRLAHYPHNENIIREADKMGIMVWEEIPVYWTVEFTNKNTYQNAEDQLTASIIRDKNRASIIIWSMANETPISDARNTFIKNLASHTRSLDNTRLISAALLTKKETIDDPIGEVLDVVAFNQYLGWYGGNLEDAEKIVWKSKYNKPIVVSEFGGDAKAGLHGEKNERWTEEYQEYLYIQNLKMIEKIPHLSGTSPWILVDFRSPKRLLPGIQDGYNRKGLISNDGEKEESILYYAELVR
- a CDS encoding glycoside hydrolase family 2 TIM barrel-domain containing protein is translated as MTNEQHWADMKSIKEMGANFVRLAHYPQDPEIYKACDELGLLVWDELPWCRGGIGNDAWKTNTKNMLSEIINQNYNHPSIIIWSLGNEINWLPDFPDGDNAEKTNAFLTELNDIAHQLDPTRKTAIRKYYEGSHIVDVFSPSIWSGWYSGSYKSYQKAIDVYKKEYKHFIHAEYGGDSHVGRHSENPVTGENIIKAEGWEEAIVQTKVANIAQIGDWSENYIVDLFDWHLHISENDPTFVGNVQWAFKDFATPLRPEDDIPYMNQKGLTDRNGIPKDAYYVFKSYWAKEPFAYIESHTWTERQGPENTPRTISVFSNCDKVTLSHNGKSLGEKQRNLALYPVNGLTWDVNFTKGENILIAIGKTKDGKTVSDTLKVNYRFNKNDTAVSLQLSSEKLKNGNYLVTAIAIDNNNLRCLDYEASVYFQCLKGGKTLKNQGTPTGSESIRMANGKASIEVIPDGSGNPIEMTALNQSFKGEYLKISVE